One Ranitomeya variabilis isolate aRanVar5 chromosome 4, aRanVar5.hap1, whole genome shotgun sequence genomic window, CCCACAGGGAGGGCTCTGCGAACCGTCTCTGGCACGCGTGCCATAGGTTCACCACCGCTGCCATATATCCTCATCGCAATAATCTGTAGATGACACTTTTCATTTATATTGGCTGATGGCCACCCCTGCAAATTAGTAGCCAAGTATTGTAAAGGGATCTTggctatgactagtgatgagcgaatatactcgttcctcgatttttccagagcacgctcgggtgatctccgaatatttatgactgctcggagatttagttttccttgccgcagctagatgatttacagctattagatagcttgattacatgtggggattccctagcaaccaggcaacccccacatgtactcaggctggctaatagctgtaaatcattcagatgaggtgatgaaaacgaaatctccgaacattaacaaatactcggagacaacccgagcatgcttgggaaaacccgagcaacgagtatactcgctcatcactagctatgactagtgatgagcgagtgtactcgttgctcgggtttttccgagcatgctcgggtgacctctgagtatttatgactgctcggagatttagttttcattgcggcagctgaatgatttacatctactagcctgcttgattacgtgtggggattcactagcaaccaggcaacccccacatgtacttaggctggatagtagctgtaaatcattcagctgccgtgatgaaaactaaatctccgagcagtcatagatactcggaggtcacccgagcgcactcgggaaaaccggagcaacgagtacactcgctcatcactagttatgactcTGTTTAGGCAGGCATAAACTAATAATTCCCTACCACTATATTTTGGGAGTCTCATTAGATGACTGTTATAGGATATACCATATGTTCAAACCTTGATCATATAGAGCTACTGTAGTCTTTTTAATATCAGTGCAATGTAACTTACTTATTAAAGGTGATATTTTATCTCACACACTACCCCTCTCCTCCCTCCATATATTATTTATCTCTTCTTTCAGTGGTCTACATTTATGTGAATATCTTCAAATATAAAAAATAGACTCTCATCATATctaatatttattttattagttCAGTGTGTGTCCGTGTCACAGACTTTTCAAGGTGCGATCCCATATGGGTCCCTTCCTGATCCATTTATGGGAGGAGAGTTGTGGTAATCAGGTTCCAGTCCCCAGTACTTGGGGTTCTTAATGGATCTTCAGAggaaacagtgggtacggcagagggGGCAGTGAGGGCTGGACTGCAGCCAGGTCGAGATGCAATTCTGGTGGAATCTGTGGTTGCACTGTAGCTCCGTTACCTGCTCCCCGATCTCGTACCCTGTGATGCAGATTACACAGGACTGGGACTCATCTTCAGATTTCACTTCCCTTGTTGGGAGGTCCTTGATTTGCAGAGTTCTCCTCCTGATATCTTCTGCAGGTGGTAACATCACCCCGATTTCTTGCATCTGCGTAAAAATAGACAGACGGTGGAGAAGTACATATGGCCTATTTGGAGCTGCATCCTCCATATGTCCGCGCCTTGGTGGAATGGGGCTTGGCCGCAGGAACGCAAAGTCACTGGTGCTGGCTGCAATTCCACTTGCTTGTTGGACTtcagctctcctgctctctcctgATGCTGTGGAGGGCTCTGTATGGATGGATCTTAATGGAGAGCGGCTTCTTGATCTGCTCTGTTCTTGTCCTCTTGGATGCCAAGGAGTCCTGTGCTGTCTCTGTCTCCTCGCAATGACATTATTTGTGTCAGCATCTAGTCCGTCCCTGGTTGAACGTCTTCCATGATCCCTTTCAGAAGACCTTAGCCTATCGAGGATTATGGACTGACCTACAAAAAGATGATACTTTATGAAAAAATAGCTTTTGGGGCATAGAACGGGCTAAGATGTTGCTATGTGGAAAGGGGAACCTTAGCATAAATTGGCTCAATTATGGTGTTATAAAACTGCTCTGCGCTTCCCTTCCCTGTAGGCATCATGAGGGAAGAATCAAACTGGGAAAAAAATAACTTCGCCCCCGAGGAACAAATGGGTGAATAAGAATGCTGGTCTATCCTCATACATTGCTCACTAAACCCCAGGGATGACCCTTCCCAGGGAACCTCCTCTCAGAGGAAATATTCTATATCTCTCCACAATATTTCACATACCTAGATTTTCTGGTCGTCTTTGCCATGCCTCATTGTCAGCTATGAGCTGACGCAGCTCTCGGGTACCCATGGCTGTTACCCGAGGCTGGGTATATTAAAGACCTGAGTTCTCAGGTGGCACTGATGTTACTGCGCCTGGATTAACGGTCAAAGCAAAGTAATGGAAGCAATACTAGTTGTGCAATACCAGCTAGTGCACTCTTCCGAAACCAAAAGAAAAGTTTATGCTAACGCATTAACCCAGAAAACGGCTCTGATGACACAGCGCTCAGAGATTCTGTGCCCTCGCAACATTCTATATAGTCACTATGACGTCACTTGTGAAAGTGACCTCTTATTGTAAGTTACCCACAATCCTTTTCATAGCTTTTTGACATCACTGCAGTCAGGCGGCCATGTTATTTGCTGGCAAATGCTGACTATTAGAGTGGCGATGAGAACTGTTTCTGACTGCAACAATAAAATA contains:
- the LOC143765135 gene encoding uncharacterized protein LOC143765135, which encodes MGTRELRQLIADNEAWQRRPENLGQSIILDRLRSSERDHGRRSTRDGLDADTNNVIARRQRQHRTPWHPRGQEQSRSRSRSPLRSIHTEPSTASGESRRAEVQQASGIAASTSDFAFLRPSPIPPRRGHMEDAAPNRPYVLLHRLSIFTQMQEIGVMLPPAEDIRRRTLQIKDLPTREVKSEDESQSCVICITGYEIGEQVTELQCNHRFHQNCISTWLQSSPHCPLCRTHCFL